From Alosa sapidissima isolate fAloSap1 chromosome 7, fAloSap1.pri, whole genome shotgun sequence, the proteins below share one genomic window:
- the zgc:174906 gene encoding uncharacterized protein zgc:174906, protein MEGGPVGGDVLLRKLKPKLIDILTADTDLLLQHTDSQGLLTRREYTHVKSITNPSDKVRDLLDYVIQKGSSKSWGLIHLLQEKEMEETFPRLIFLKELTLNEKNIEMCPTQNCGVKRKQTMDVEESPSKQLCTNAVVTEKQLMLVASNMGRSWKQFGRVALGISTIKLEQIVEDNPCYLVEQIFAMLRFWSMRERSEATAKRLHGLLSQGDWALPPESIHFLLDGS, encoded by the exons ATGGAAGGTGGACCAGTAGGTGGCGACGTTCTCCTGCGGAAACTGAAACCCAAACTGATCGATATCCTGACAGCAGATACTGATCTACTTCTGCAACACACCGACTCTCAGGGATTGCTCACACGTCGAGAGTATACACACGTCAAGTCGATCACCAATCCGTCAGATAAGGTGCGCGACCTTTTGGATTATGTTATCCAAAAAGGGAGTTCCAAATCATGGGGCCTTATACATCTCCTACAAGAAAAAGAAATGGAGGAAACTTTTCCAAGACTCATTTTCCTGAAGGAGCTAACCCTAAATGAAAAGAACATTG AAATGTGTCCGACACAGAACTGTGGAGTCAAAAGAAAACAGACAATGGATGTGGAAGAATCACCTTCGAAGCAGTTATGCACAAATG CGGTTGTGACTGAAAAGCAATTGATGCTGGTTGCAAGCAATATGGGTCGGTCTTGGAAGCAGTTTGGCAGAGTGGCCTTGGGTATCTCAACAATAAAGTTGGAGCAGATTGTTGAGGACAACCCTTGCTACCTAGTGGAGCAGATATTTGCCATGCTGCGATTCTGGAGCATGCGTGAACGGTCAGAGGCCACTGCCAAACGCCTTCATGGCCTGCTTTCTCAAGGTGACTGGGCACTGCCTCCCGAGAGCATTCATTTCCTCCTTGATGGCAGTTGA